GGTGGCTACAAGCGCGACCAGCGGTGAGCGCGCCCGCTGACAACGACGTCAGCAGCGCCCGTACCGGCGTCCGGGCGCCGGGGCGGGCGCGGCTCGCCGCCCGGACACTGCGCACCGACCGGTGGTGGCTGTCGCCCCTGCTCACTGTGCTGGGGCTGGCCACCTTCGTCGTTTACGCGACTGTCCGGGCATTCGTGCGCACCGCCTACTGGGTGCCCGAATACCACTACCTGACGCCGTTCTACTCGCCCTGCGTCTCCACGTCCTGCGTTCCGGGCTCGAGCCACTTCGGGCACTGGTTCGGCGAGATGCCGTCCTGGCTGCCGCTCGGCGTGCTCGTGCTGCCGTTCCTGCTCGGGTTCCGGTTGACCTGCTACTACTACCGCAAGGCCTACTACCGCTCGGTGTGGTTTTCCCCGCCGGCCTGCGCGGTCGCCGAACCGCACGCGCGCTACACCGGCGAGACGCGGCTGCCGCTGATCGTGCAGAACGTGCACCGGTACTTCTTCTACGTCGCGTGCGTCGTCTCGCTCGTCAACACCTACGACGCCATCGTCGCCTTCCAGAGTCCCACCGGGTTCGGCTTCGGGCTCGGCAACGTGATTCTCGTGCTGAACGTCGTGCTGCTGTGGGCGTACACGCTCTCCTGCCACTCGTGCCGGCACGTCACCGGCGGGCGGCTCAAGCATTTCTCGAAACATCCCGTCCGGTACTGGATCTGGACGCAGGTCACGAAGCTCAACACCCGGCACATGACCCTCGCGTGGACGACGCTCGGCACGCTCGTGCTGACCGACTTCTACGTGATGCTCGTGTCGAGCGGCGCGATCTCCGACCTGCGATTCGTGGGCTGACCCCGGAAATCCAGCAGCGCAAGGCAGTTCTCCCCAGCTCGTGAGGTGGCTTATTCCATGACCGAGGTCGAACGGCACAGCTACGACGTGGTGGTGATCGGTGCCGGCGGCGCCGGTCTGCGCGCGGTGATCGAAGCGCGCGAACGCGGTTTCAGCGTCGCGGTGGTGTGCAAATCCCTGTTTGGCAAAGCGCACACGGTGATGGCCGAGGGCGGCTGCGCGGCGTCGATGGGCAACGCGAACTCGAACGACAACTGGCAGGTGCACTTCCGCGACACCATGCGCGGCGGGAAATTCCTCAACAACTGGCGCATGGCCGAGCTGCACGCCCGGGAAGCGCCGGACCGCGTCTGGGAGCTGGAGACGTACGGCGCGCTCTTCGACCGCACCGCGGACGGGCGGATCAGCCAGCGCAACTTCGGCGGGCACACGTATCCGCGGCTCGCGCACGTCGGCGACCGGACCGGGCTCGAGCTGATCCGCACTATGCAGCAGAAGATCGTTTCGCTGCAACAGGAAGACTTCAAGAAGTACGGCGACTACGAGGCGCGGATCAAGGTTTTCGCCGAGTGCACAGTCACCGAGCTGCTGCTGGACAACGGCGCGATCGCGGGCGCGTTCGGTTATTGGCGCGAGAGCGGTCGGTTCGTGTTGTTCGAGGCGCCTGCGGTGGTGCTCGCGACGGGCGGCATCGGCAAATCGTTCAAGGTGACGTCGAATTCGTGGGAGTACACCGGCGACGGGCACGCGCTGGCCCTTCGTGCCGGCGCGAAGCTGATCAACATGGAGTTCGTGCAGTTCCATCCGACTGGGATGGTGTGGCCGCCGAGCGTCAAGGGCATTCTCGTCACTGAGGGCGTGCGCGGCGACGGCGGGGTGCTCAAGAACTCCGAGGACAAGCGGTTCATGTTCGAGTACGTGCCCGAGGTGTTCAAGGGCCAGTACGCGGACAGCGAGGACGAAGCCGACCGCTGGTACACCGACCAGGAGAACAACCGCCGCACGCCGGACCTGCTGCCGCGCGACGAGGTGGCGCGGGCGATCAACTCCGAGGTCAAGGAGGGGCGCGGGTCCCCGCACGGAGGCGTTTTCCTCGACATCGCGAGCCGGCTGCCCGCCGAGGAGATCCAGCGGCGGCTGCCGTCGATGTACCACCAGTTCAAGGAACTCGCCGACGTCGACATCACCAAGGAGGCCATGGAGGTCGGCCCGACCTGTCACTACGTGATGGGCGGCGTGGAGGTCGACCCGGACACCGGCGCGGCGAGCGTGCCCGGCCTGTTCGCCGCGGGCGAGTGTTCCGGCGGCATGCACGGGTCGAACCGGCTCGGCGGCAACTCGCTGTCGGACCTGCTCGTGTTCGGCAGGCGGGCCGGGCTGGGTGCGGCGTCCTATGTGGACGGACTCAAGGACCGGCCCGCGGTTTCGCAGTCCGATGTGGACACCGCGGCCGCGATGGCGCTCGAACCGTTCAACCCGCCCGCTGACGGCACGCCGGAGAATCCGTACACGCTGCACACCGAGTTGCAGCAGTCGATGAACGATCTCGTCGGCATCATCCGCAAGGCCGGGGAGATCCGGCAGGCGCTGGAAAAACTCGCGGAAATCCGCGGCCGGGTGCGGCAGGTGACGGTGGAGGGCCACCGGCAGTTCAACCCCGGCTGGCACCTCGCGCTCGACCTGCGGAACATGCTCCTGGTGAGCGAATGCGTCGCCCGTGCGGCGCTGACCCGCACGGAAAGCCGCGGCGGCCACACCCGCGACGACTATCCGTCGATGGACGCGGAATGGCGGCACCGGCTGCTCGTCTGCTCCGCGCGGCCGGGCGACAACCCGCTGGTGCCGGACGTCGACGTGGCGGTGAAGGAACAGGCGCCGATGCGCCCGGACCTGCTCGAGCTGTTCGAACTCGACGAGCTGGGCAAGTACTTCACCGACGCCGAGCTGGAGACCCACCCCGGGAGGACCGCGTGAGCTACCAGGCGAAGTTCCGCGTGTGGCGAGGCGACGCGACCGGCGGCGACCTGCAGGACTTCACCGTCGAGGTGAACGAGGGCGAGGTCGTGCTCGACATCATCCACCGGCTGCAGGCCACCCAGGCCGCGGATCTCGCGGTGCGCTGGAACTGCAAGGCAGGCAAATGCGGCTCCTGCTCGGCGGAGATCAACGGCAGGCCGCGGCTGCTGTGCATGACGCGCATGTCGACGTTCACCGAGGCCGAGGTCGTGACGGTCACGCCGATGCGCACCTTCCCGGTGATCCGCGACCTCGTCACCGACGTGTCGTTCAACTACACGAAGGCGCGCGAGATCCCGTCCTTCACCCCGCCGGAGGGCTTGAAGCCCGGCGAGTACCGGATGCAGCAGGTGGACGTCGAGCGCTCGCAGGAGTTCCGCAAGTGCATCGAGTGCTACCTGTGCCAGAACACCTGCCACGTCGTGCGCGACCACGAGGAGAACAAGGAGGCTTTCGCCGGCCCTCGCTACCTCATGCGGATCGCCGAGCTGGAGATGCATCCGCTGGACGTCGCCGACCGCCGAGACGCCGCGCAGGACGAGCACGGGCTCGGGTTCTGCAACATCACCAAATGCTGCACCGAGGTGTGCCCGGAAGGCATCCACATCACCGACAACGCGCTGATCCCGATGAAGGAACGCGTCGCCGACCGCAAGTACGACCCGATCGTCTGGCTGGGGGACAAGCTGTTCCGCCGGAACCGGTGACGTCCGCTGGGGCGGCCGGGGTCGCGGACCTGGTGGTGTGAGGGCCGCGGGCTTGCCCGTTCGCGGGTGGCGGGCCTGGGTGCTTGCGGGTGGCGGGCCTGCTTCGTCGTGCGGGGTGGTTTCGCATGGTTGCGGGACGCGGGCCTGCTTGGCCGTGGCACCGGCTTTGCCCTTGCGAGCGATGGGCTGGCTCGGTCGCGAGCGGTGGGCCCGGGTGTTCGCCGACGGCGGGCTGCTCGGTCGTCGACGGCTGGCGTGGGCTTTCGCCGACGGCGCGCTGGCTCGTTCGCGGGAGGCGGGCCAGGTTGCTTGCGGGCGGTGGGCCTGCTTCACCATGCGAGGTGGCCCGCATGTTCGCGAGACGTGGGCCCGATTGCCCGTGGCGATGGCTTGCCTTGTGACCGATGGCCTTGCCCTTGCGAGCGACGGGCTGGCTCGGTCGCGAGCGGTGGGCCCGGGCTTTCGCCGACGGCGGGCTGCTCGGTCATCGACGGCTGGCCTGGGCTTTCGCCGATGGCGAGCCTCCGCCTCCCCGCGGAGTGGGCGTGGAGTTTGCCGGTGCGGGCCTGCTCGTTCGCCGACGTTGGGCCTGGCTCACGTCCATGGCGAGTCCGCTCCTGCGGAGACGGC
The nucleotide sequence above comes from Amycolatopsis sp. AA4. Encoded proteins:
- a CDS encoding fumarate reductase/succinate dehydrogenase flavoprotein subunit, with translation MTEVERHSYDVVVIGAGGAGLRAVIEARERGFSVAVVCKSLFGKAHTVMAEGGCAASMGNANSNDNWQVHFRDTMRGGKFLNNWRMAELHAREAPDRVWELETYGALFDRTADGRISQRNFGGHTYPRLAHVGDRTGLELIRTMQQKIVSLQQEDFKKYGDYEARIKVFAECTVTELLLDNGAIAGAFGYWRESGRFVLFEAPAVVLATGGIGKSFKVTSNSWEYTGDGHALALRAGAKLINMEFVQFHPTGMVWPPSVKGILVTEGVRGDGGVLKNSEDKRFMFEYVPEVFKGQYADSEDEADRWYTDQENNRRTPDLLPRDEVARAINSEVKEGRGSPHGGVFLDIASRLPAEEIQRRLPSMYHQFKELADVDITKEAMEVGPTCHYVMGGVEVDPDTGAASVPGLFAAGECSGGMHGSNRLGGNSLSDLLVFGRRAGLGAASYVDGLKDRPAVSQSDVDTAAAMALEPFNPPADGTPENPYTLHTELQQSMNDLVGIIRKAGEIRQALEKLAEIRGRVRQVTVEGHRQFNPGWHLALDLRNMLLVSECVARAALTRTESRGGHTRDDYPSMDAEWRHRLLVCSARPGDNPLVPDVDVAVKEQAPMRPDLLELFELDELGKYFTDAELETHPGRTA
- a CDS encoding succinate dehydrogenase/fumarate reductase iron-sulfur subunit; the protein is MSYQAKFRVWRGDATGGDLQDFTVEVNEGEVVLDIIHRLQATQAADLAVRWNCKAGKCGSCSAEINGRPRLLCMTRMSTFTEAEVVTVTPMRTFPVIRDLVTDVSFNYTKAREIPSFTPPEGLKPGEYRMQQVDVERSQEFRKCIECYLCQNTCHVVRDHEENKEAFAGPRYLMRIAELEMHPLDVADRRDAAQDEHGLGFCNITKCCTEVCPEGIHITDNALIPMKERVADRKYDPIVWLGDKLFRRNR